ACGTCCGCGCCGACGCCGAGCGCCCGGCCGCCGGCGGCGGCGATCGCGTCGACGGTCTCCTTCGTCGCGGACTCCTCGATGTCCACCACGGCCACGGCCAGCCCGTCGGCGGCCAGGCGCTTGGCGGTGGCGGCTCCGATGCCACGCGCCGCGCCGGTCACGATGGCGACCCGCTGCTCCTCCGACATCCCTACCTCCCGGTAACCTCGCTCGATCGAAGGAGCTTAACCCAGCGGCACGGCGGTCGGCGCCGCCGAGACCGGCAGCGGGCCGCAGAGCGGGGGCGGGGCCGCCAGCGGAACGCGCTCCGGCGCGGGCGGTTCCAGCAGCGCCACCGTGGCGGGTACGCGGCCCGGCCTCGTGCGGTCAGGGCAGGGTGTCCAGGTGTGGGCCGACGGTGCGGGAGAAGGCGTTGCCGTTGGTCACGTCCCAGTTCACCGACCACGTCATCGCGCCCCGCAGCCCGGGGTAGGTACGCGGGGGCCGGAAGCTGCCGCAGCTCGTCCCCCGGGTCAAACAGTCCAGAGCGGCGTTGACCACGCTGGGTGCGACCACGCCCCCACCCGCCGCCCCCGGACCGGCCGGCAGGCCGAGCCCGACCTGGTCCGGCCGCAGCCCGGCCTCCAGTTGGATACAGGCCAGCGCGACGATGAAGTTCACCGTGCCCTGGCTGTACGCGAACCTCTGATCGCAGCCGAGCATCGCTCCGGAGTTGTAGAACTGGGTGTTCACCACGGTCAGGATGTCCTTGATGTCCAGCGCCAGCTTGAAGTAGCCGGTGGCCGGGTTCTGCATGTCGATGGTCTGCGGTGCCATCGCGATGATGAGACCGGAGCCGACTCTGTCCCGCAACGACCGCAGGGCCTGCGCCATGTACGTCGGATCGAGCCCATTCTCCAGGTCGATGTCCACGCCGTCGAAGCCGTACCGCTGGATCAGCGCGTGGACCGAGTCGCTGAAGGCGACCGCGGAGGCCGCGTCGTTGACGGTGATCCGTCCGGCCTCGCCGCCGACCGAGATGATGACCTTCTTGCCCCGGCTCTTCAGCGTCTGCACGTCGGCCGAGAAGTCCGTGTCGGTGTAACCGCCCAGCGATGCGGCGAGGCCCGGGTCGACAGCGAAGGTCACCGCGCCGGGGGTGGCTGTCGCCTCGGCGAAGGCGACAGCCACCACGTCGTACTCGGCGGGGACGTCCCGCAGACGCAGCTCGACCGCCGGGTTGTCGAAGTTGTGCCAGTACCCGGTGAGGATGTGCGTGGGCAGATCGGTGGGCGGGGGCGTCGTGGGCGGGGGCGTCGTGGGCGGGGGCGTCGTGGGCGGCGGCGTCGTGGGCGGGGGCGCACCGCCGCAGTCCGCGCCGTTCAGCTGGCAGTTGGTCGGCGAGCCGGGCCCGCTGCCGAGGAAGCCGAAGGAGACCGAGCCGCCCGGCGCGATGGTGCCGTTCCAGGACCGGTTGGTGAACGTGTGCCGCTGGCCGGAGGAGCTGAGCAGCGCCTCCCAGTAGGTGCCGACCGTCGTACCGACCGGCAGGTCGAAGGCGAGGCTCCAGCCGTTGATGGTGGTGCCACCCCCGTTGGTGATCGTGTACTTCCCCTCCCACCCGGTGCCCCAGTCGGAGAGCTTGGCAAAGGTTGCTGTCGGGCCAGCGGCGTACGCCGGCATCGCCACCCAGGCCGCGCCGAGTGCGGCGGTCAGCACGGTGACCAGGGACAGGATCAGGGATCTGGAACGCTTCATACGACCCTCCACACCCGGACGAACATCCAGAAACATCTACGTCAACACTTCTTATTATTAAGAGTGTTAACTGTTTATGTCCAGTCCAGGTCGCAAGAGGGCCCCTTGCCCGACGCACTGGCGTCGAGCAAGGGGCCTCTGCGGCGGGCCTGCGACCCGGCTGCGCCGTGGTGTCCGGCCCCGCTCGCGCTGACCCGTCAGCGACGGAAGGTGAACCAGTTGACGTTGACGAAATCGTTAGGCTGGCCACTGGTGAAGGTCAGATAGACCGTCCGGCGGCCGGTGGGGCCGGCGACGTTGCCGGGCACCGAGCGCCAACCCTGCCAGCCGCCGGTATCGGCAATGGCGAAGCTGCCGATCGGCGGGCTCGTCGGACTGTCGAGGCGCACCTCGACCAGGCCGCTCACGCCGCCGCCCGCGCCGGAGGCGACCCGAGCGACGAAGTCCCGCGGCGGCGCGGCACCGAACTCGACGTTGTCGAAACGCGCCCAGTCGCCGTTACTCAGCCAACCGATGTTCTCGCCGCCCTCGGAGCACGCCTCGGTGCCCACACCGTTCTGAGCATCGAACGACTCGGCCTCGATGGTGGCGTACGCGTCCCGGACCCCGCCGGGTGGCTGAGTCGTCGGGGGCGGCGTGGTCGGCGGCTGGGTGGTGCCACCCCGGCTGTAGACGGCGACGTAGTCGACGAGCATCGGCCGGCCCGGCACGGTCGCCGCGGTCGGCGTGGCGCCGCCCGCGACGCCGTTCGGGAACGCTCCGCCCATGGCCACGTTGAGCAGTAGGAAGTACCCGGCGTGGCTGGTCATCTGCGACCAGTACGGCTCGCCGACCCGGGTCTGGCTGACCGTGTGGTAAAGCTGCCCGTCGACGTACCAGCGCAGTTGCTGGGGGCTGACCGAGGCGTCCCACTCGAAGCGGTAGGTGTGGAACGCCGACTGGCAGGTGGCACCCGGGCAGGCCCGGGAGGCGCCGATGCCGTTGAACTCGTCGCACGGCCCGCCGGGGGCGACGCCACAGTGGAGCACGCCCCAGACCGAGTTGATCCCGTTGACATTCTCCATCACGTCGAACTCGCCGATGCCCGGCCAGTTCTGGTAGTTGCCCCGGTACGGCGATCCGAGCGCCCAGAACGCCGGCCAGTAGCCGGCCGCCTGGGCACCGGTCACATTGGGCATCTGGATCCGGCCCTCGATCGCCAACACTCCGCCGGAAGGCGGCTTGAAGTCGGTGCGCACGGTCTCGATTCGAGCCGATGTCCACCCGCCGCCGGCGTCGCGCAGCGGCGTGATCCGCAGATTGCCGGCGCCGTCGTGGCTGATGTTGGCGGTACTGGCGGTGTACGTCTGAATCTCCCCGGTGCCCCAGTTGGGCGGACCGCCCGGGTAGCTGGTACCGGTGTCGATGATCCAGTTGGCGGAGGACGGCAGGGTGCCGGACGCGCCGGTGAAGTCGTCACCCCAGACCAGGCTCCAACCGGGCG
The sequence above is a segment of the Micromonospora sp. WMMA1363 genome. Coding sequences within it:
- a CDS encoding cellulose binding domain-containing protein, producing MKRSRSLILSLVTVLTAALGAAWVAMPAYAAGPTATFAKLSDWGTGWEGKYTITNGGGTTINGWSLAFDLPVGTTVGTYWEALLSSSGQRHTFTNRSWNGTIAPGGSVSFGFLGSGPGSPTNCQLNGADCGGAPPPTTPPPTTPPPTTPPPTTPPPTDLPTHILTGYWHNFDNPAVELRLRDVPAEYDVVAVAFAEATATPGAVTFAVDPGLAASLGGYTDTDFSADVQTLKSRGKKVIISVGGEAGRITVNDAASAVAFSDSVHALIQRYGFDGVDIDLENGLDPTYMAQALRSLRDRVGSGLIIAMAPQTIDMQNPATGYFKLALDIKDILTVVNTQFYNSGAMLGCDQRFAYSQGTVNFIVALACIQLEAGLRPDQVGLGLPAGPGAAGGGVVAPSVVNAALDCLTRGTSCGSFRPPRTYPGLRGAMTWSVNWDVTNGNAFSRTVGPHLDTLP
- a CDS encoding carbohydrate-binding protein, producing MHTPPGVPAALPARRRLPLVVALLAAVTTTALAGLTVTANAAVPAPAPGWSLVWGDDFTGASGTLPSSANWIIDTGTSYPGGPPNWGTGEIQTYTASTANISHDGAGNLRITPLRDAGGGWTSARIETVRTDFKPPSGGVLAIEGRIQMPNVTGAQAAGYWPAFWALGSPYRGNYQNWPGIGEFDVMENVNGINSVWGVLHCGVAPGGPCDEFNGIGASRACPGATCQSAFHTYRFEWDASVSPQQLRWYVDGQLYHTVSQTRVGEPYWSQMTSHAGYFLLLNVAMGGAFPNGVAGGATPTAATVPGRPMLVDYVAVYSRGGTTQPPTTPPPTTQPPGGVRDAYATIEAESFDAQNGVGTEACSEGGENIGWLSNGDWARFDNVEFGAAPPRDFVARVASGAGGGVSGLVEVRLDSPTSPPIGSFAIADTGGWQGWRSVPGNVAGPTGRRTVYLTFTSGQPNDFVNVNWFTFRR